A window of Proteus columbae contains these coding sequences:
- the ribB gene encoding 3,4-dihydroxy-2-butanone-4-phosphate synthase, whose amino-acid sequence MNQTLLSEFGNPFERVELALEALRAGKGVMVLDDENRENEGDMVFAAETMTTEQMAMSIRHGSGIVCLCITEERRQQLDLPMMVENNTSHFHTAFTVTIEAAQGVTTGVSASDRLTTVRAAAADNAKPSDLNRPGHVFPLRAQPGGVLTRGGHTEASIDLATLAGFKPVAVLCELTNDDGTMARAPEVITFAKKHNMPVLTIEDLVAYRLREEKKAG is encoded by the coding sequence ATGAATCAGACGCTACTTTCCGAATTCGGTAATCCATTTGAGCGTGTTGAACTTGCTCTAGAAGCCCTTCGTGCTGGTAAAGGCGTGATGGTGCTCGACGACGAGAACCGTGAAAATGAAGGCGATATGGTTTTCGCAGCAGAAACTATGACCACAGAACAGATGGCGATGTCTATTCGTCATGGTAGTGGCATTGTTTGTTTATGCATTACAGAAGAACGCCGTCAACAACTTGATTTGCCTATGATGGTGGAAAATAACACCAGTCATTTTCATACCGCGTTTACGGTAACAATTGAAGCGGCACAAGGTGTTACAACGGGTGTTTCAGCATCAGATCGTTTAACCACAGTACGTGCAGCGGCAGCTGATAATGCAAAACCAAGTGATTTAAATCGCCCAGGTCACGTATTCCCATTACGTGCTCAACCTGGCGGTGTGTTAACGCGTGGCGGACACACTGAAGCTTCGATTGATTTAGCAACTTTAGCCGGTTTTAAACCTGTTGCAGTGTTATGCGAGTTAACAAACGATGATGGCACAATGGCAAGAGCACCAGAAGTGATCACTTTTGCTAAAAAGCACAATATGCCAGTCTTAACTATTGAAGATTTAGTGGCTTATCGTCTTCGTGAGGAGAAAAAAGCTGGCTGA